tataaaaacagttaaaatattgATCTCCTCTGTCATCAGCCAGTTCTAGGAAtaaccaaccagaaccaggaggcgggtcttagcgctgtcgaTCACAAACCCACCTTTCTCCATGCTATgtgcagctagcatagcattctgtgaatgctaaggctagttagcatagccaccgatgacaGCAGACAAATGGTTTTTATGTAACTacaagttgtttctctgccagtaGCACATTTAGCAGGGAGTGCACtgggatgattgacagcgctaagccccgcctcctggttctgattggctgtttttggtgCCTTTTTTCAgacggcagcagcagctcatcatctgtctcataacaaactgtgaCAACATGGTGACGGTTTTAACTAATATATATTCTTATaaaagttacgtactgcagctttaagaagtCGTGTTGCATCATGTCCGTCCGTCATTTTGTGCTGCAGGTTCCGCAGCCTGACCACGGCGTTCTTCAGGGACGCCATGGGCTTCCTGCTGATGTTCGACCTCACCAGCCAGCAGAGCTTCCTCAACGTCCGCAACTGGATGAGTACGTGGGCGGAGCTGTAAAGATACAATTCAGCTGTTTAAATCGTGAGGtttaatatttcactttataGTTCAGGGAGATCCTgtaaatatttgtacttttatacatttttactcagtttGTGTTctagtttacatatttattcagGTGGAAGGAAACAGAAGGACTGAAGTAAAATCTGCTGCATCCTCGGTGCACAAAGCGGCGTAAACACAGATCCTTCCTCCAGAACATCACTGCTCTCTCACACCaaattcagtttctgatttttaattagattttgtttttttaacagaaaatatttttgaatatttttcgaTTGTTAAATCTGATTCATCGCCAGTCGCTCGTCGCTTTGCTGCTGATAAATGTTACGTTCCTCTGTCCTCTGCTGCGCTGCCTGGTCGCCGTGGCAACTGAATCGCAGGCCAGCTGCAGGCCAACGCCTACTGCGAGAACCCGGACATCGTTCTGGTCGGGAACAAGGCGGACCTCTCCGACCAGCGGGAAGTTCAGCAGAAACAGGCCAAGGAGCTGGCCGACAAATACGGGCAAGTTCTGatttatcacaaataaaaacaattcactgagatttaatcagaaataaatggATAGACATCATTCACAGACATTATCCCACATTTCCTTAAAGTTATCATCAGTTTTATCATCTGTTTTTATCAAGTTATTCAATAAATAACTATAAACTCTGCTGGATGGTAAATGGTTCCAGGATTTATGtttccaaattaatttctttctatAAAATCCTTAAGaaactttatcaaaaactgcaggtgagCGTCTggtgaagtttttgtttttcatccagaaattttactgaagagtaaaaagtaaaaatacattcttaaaagtgtatttacatttaaatatcccaaataaaactcagcaacccaaaacaaaacataaaaagaatagaaattattgatccagttttgttttattctgtgattatttgattaaatgtttctcaacGTGttggccaccagggggcagcagagggcCTCAgaatggaaaagaagaaaaaaaaaaaagaaatccagtaaatttttaaatcatatgctttaatttgtttttataaaagtaatatattttgtaattattactgtaaaatataagttaaaataataaatatataaagcttctttacacatttattaaatatttttggggCCATGGCTTAGAAAAGTTTGTGAACCACtggattggttgattgattgattgattgattgattatgaAGAATTTTCTCTTGCTGGTGTTTTTTGGTCCTTTCAGCATCCCGTACTTTGAGACGAGCGCAGCCACCGGTGTGGAGGTGGACAAGGCGGTGATCACGCTGCTGGACCTGGTGATGAAGAGGATGGAGCAGTGCGTGGACAAACCGCCCGCCGACCCGGCCAACGGGAACGGCGCCGCCAAGCTGGGCGAGGGAACGCCCGACCCGAAACGATGCGCATGTTAGACCCGGAGACGCTCCTCCGTCCTCCTCTCATCCCGTCCGTCTATTACTTTCCTCCCTGTCTGTCCTCAGCATGTTACTGTCCTCTTTCAGTCATTCCTGTTTGCAGCTCTGACAATAAACACGCTGCAGCTCCCTCTAGTGGACATCCAAGGCATCGCAGCCTCCGCCTGTCAGCCTTGAGAAACAAATCGAACCAGGAGGGGGCGCCGTGGTCGCTGTCAGACGCATAATGTGCCTCGCTGAAAACCTGCAGCCTGGGAATTAAACTGCACGCTTCCCTGCTTCACCGTTTATCAGAATCTGCAATCCAACTTCCGTTCACGGCTTCACAGCAGGTAAAGGTCGAACTCTGAGTCAAATCTGGGCTAAAACTAGTTTAATGCCAGGCTGTGTGAATGAAGCATTTTATCCTGGACCACACTGAGGATTAGTGGGACCAAtgtgttttaattatgtttctttgatTCTCTCCGCTCTGTGCCGGACCGGTACCAACCACACATTAGAGAAGCTTTGTTTTAGACGTTTACTGAACATGtgccaaaatgtgttttgtactAACGGGTTTTACTGGGAGTCTTTGACACAAACATGGAGAGGCTCCAGCAGCGTTCCTCAACATAAAACTGTCCGTGATGTCTTTTTGTGaccactttgttttatttttttattaatcaaagcttttttagctaatttatggGAGTATTTCAGCTTCAGCCAAAACAAGTTGTCCAGGAAAAACAtaatattcagtttaatttaaaaataaatgcacatagAAACATAACTTGACATGAAATTGTTGTCAAAAAGGATATAAGGTCAGCTAACCATCACTAACTGTTGTATTGCAAGTAGAAAGTGGTACAGATTAGCTTAGCAGTTAGCTTCTGTAGCTGCTAGCATGATGCTAATGTAACAAAAGCAGCTCAAGATTTTAAGATGATTTTAGTCATATTTCTTGCTTTACTTCTTGCTCTGTGAACATTTTTTGGTTCTCGCTAACTTCACTGACATGATGAAGATCAAGCTAACCTAGCTTAGCCtaatcagtaaataaattacagtgGCTCTTAAAACTGTGTTTACCAGTTCAAGATGAGAGAGTAATCACGTTTCTACAGTTGGTAGTGATATTTGTCAGCGgttcatcaaaacaaaacactttaattttcaCAAGCtgtccacacttttcagatccgCTGCAGctaaattgtctttttgttttggtattttgtaataaatatgttattATTGTGGACGTCCGCCATAAATGGTCGTCCAAAATTAAACAACCTctgttaacatttatttacttttttgaacAGCAGATACAAAAGACTCATTAGCTAATGTAGCATTGATGCTAGCCAGTTAGCTTTCATAACTGCTAGCAAGATGCTAATGTATCAACAGtagctcattttcattttaactgaaaaataaacttttcaggttttgctttattttcatttggtttaCGTCTGATCAGCTCTCCATCATTTGCATTCCACAGAAGGCACTAGCATGCTAAAGATAGGCTAGCTTAGCATAACCACCTAGCATTTTTAGCACAACATAACATTGATTAGTATTGGCATTGTTTCGTCATCTGTacactttaaagctgcagtttatttCCAGTGCAAAGGAACTGACGTTTTAAAGCGAATGAAGCTCAGTTAGCATAATTATACCTAATGTAGCTTCAGTGCTACACAGTTAGCTTCAAGAATTTTTTAATGTAACATCAGCTCAAGGTTTTGCTCATTTGGGtgacttcatattttttaagcaattctatgtttattttattgtctttatctGCCTCACTAACTCATTTTTTCATAGTCATGCTAGCTTAGCAGAGCCCGCTTTTTTTTCCGTAAACATCAGAACATAGATGAAATTAATTAAGCCTACATTGTTTGATTCTTCATATGGTGTAAAAAGTTGAATGTGTGTTAACTGTGGATCTCCATCAcaactgttaaaataataaatgctcAGTTTGTTCGTTTTTGTCTCTTtgccattttgcatttttgcttttttcatatCCGACTTTCTCAAGTACAAACTGTCCTGTGGACGCCGGGTTGTTCGGTACGGACAGATTTTTATGATAGGTTATTTCCTTAATTcataaaaattcttaaaaaataagttcATCATTTAGTTAAATGGCTTTGCTAACAGCTACATGGTGATGCGTTTTTAGCTAATGGTTGAATGAATTTCCAGAGGGACAACTGACCCAGATTTCTTTAATTAAGACTAAATATTATCTATTATTTACTAATGTAGCATTGTTGCTAAGCCGATAGCCTTCATTTCTGCTAGCAGGATGCTAACAGGAGTGACTCAAAGTTTTCccatttttctgtcaaaatggaagaaatcagttttggtatttttatgtgttttttgttgtttttttaatttctttctaatttcTGCATCtcacagaaaacagtttaatacGAGTGAATCCAATTTAGCTTAGCTAGCTTGTTAGTTtatccaaaaacatgacagaagcTAGCATGGTTTAGCTTCTTGTCATGTTCGTTGAGTTTTTTGTAAcagaaactcaaagaaaacttaATATAATAGGCATTGTTTGATATTTTGTGTGctttaatattacaaaatattacagagcatattataaaaataacataaaatttattGACCCAAACTGAAAGTAGGATTAGCACATTTTGGATGATTTTAGCTTCAAtctcacattttaaaacttgtatTATGAATTCATAAAGCATtgcaaagcagaaacatttagtggatGAATATTAGTAAAGATTTAGAGTTTTGGTGCCTAATATGCTTCATTtgcatcagaaatgttttcataacttcactctttctgccatttttgtgttgtaaatGTTCCCTACTGATGGATTAAGTTGCTCTGTGTTGATTTTCAGCCAAacattaaacatcttttttttttttttttaaattactgaaaaagttttttttataaatttattcatATCATTATTTTACCACCACTTTGCTTCATTGTTGGCTTATTTACTACACTTACTAAAActtattagtttgttttattgttttttgggaacaattagttttatttagctgacTGGaagattgcaaaaaaaacaaaaaccacaaacttgctgcagcagcagcaattataTGGAATACCTCACATGCCAAGAATGGCTCGAATGACCTGTGTTGGAGAAATGAACGATAGTCTGtttattgataataaaatacagaattatttcagtaattcataaaaacaccaaatgatCTCGAGACTAAACAAGTCTGGATTAATTCTGTTAGCATCAGAAAAGAGGAACAGACGTAACGaatatttcattaaatcattttaaacctccataaataattacatatatatttgtttCCTTGCATGACCGGTTCTGAAACCAATGCCTTGTAATCATGACAATCTTTTGATACGGTTAGTTGTCTGCatcattgtttatatttttaaagctacCGTTAGCTTAATGCTTCTTATTTGATTCTGTTTGTGGTTCAACACATCTGTCATCTTGAAACCAGAACATTATTTTGCGTTGATCTTCATGTTGTGCCTGTTGAACCTTCAAACGGATCAGAAAGtcggttttgtttttggaaacgTCTGGAGTTTCTCTGATGCCTCCAGTTTAAACTGGTTTGTTGCGTTTGATGCCGAATGTTGAGCATGTTTGACACAATGAGAACAACATGAGATGCTTTATGCTTCTGGTGccagagctgaaataaaacGGTTGGTTTTATCCTCATaacttgttttggtttgttttttattttatttgtttttattagttttaaagtaaataaaactgtttctgtgcttcattttatgaaggagaaaaggagaaaaggttGGACTGGAGTCTGATGGACCGACCGTTTCTACTGTAACATTTATATGCGACttagaaatatacattttttaataattgggttaaatcaattatttctgctttaatatgttgtttatttttaaaataaatctagttTCACTCTGTTGAAGCACCAATTTGACAATTTCAGCCGatattcatgtttctgttttttcaccataatagtgaaaataaatattatcttATCTTTGACCAAACAGACCAACCCACTAAACTCCCActaaataaatagtaataataaaataataaactttgatcaaaataaaaacgtattgattttgtattatttgtatcagatttttagtttttctcacaGTTTATAAAAGAACAGGTCAAACTCCATTAGTGAaggttaaagtttattttgtaccAAAGGGCGAAAAATAAATACCCAACATGAGAGAAAACTAAATGTGGCGTTCAGATTTAaaacctgtttgtgtttgtttaaaatgagaaacacgGCAGAAATCAATCTGCTTATGGAGTTAAAGGTTATATTTCTGATCTCCTTTCGTTGCAGACGACAGAAGGTGAACGATTTCCTCGCCCCGTTAAATGTTCAAACTTCTTTACACAAATGGCAGAGTTAcattaaaacagcagcaaaccctttaaatatgcaaaacaattaAACTTTTAAGACGTCCCAGAAAGACttcaaaacatataaataatcTTTGCTGTGATTGAGATGAAAAAAGCTACGATCAAAGATCCCACAGACACTTTCACGACCCGTTGAAGCATCTTAAACACAAATACTGAGATAAACGTTTctgtacagaaaataaaaaccgaGGCTTCCAGACAGTTTTCTTCTTAAAGCTTATTCTATATTTTCTACTAGGagaaacttaaacattttcctcaaaGTTTGCTTCCAGATCACATCTcctataaacattttgaaagaaaagagCAGCTGAGTGCAAAATGAAGCGGTTGTAGTTCATGGTGtccaccagcagagggcgccgagGGAATTTAActtcttaaaaacataaaaagaggaaaagagatttgaacctgtttgtgtttttatggcaGGAACAACCTGAAAACAAAGTGTTTGCTACAACCTAGCACCAGATTTCATCTCAATGAATTTCTCAGCTAGTTTAAAGTGAAGAACTTTCCCGGCAACATGAGATTATTTCCAAGCAGCTAAAAgtcatttctgtgtttctgctgcagattcTGCTGGTTTCCTGTCAAATGAATCCATTTCTCCACAGGAAGGTGGCGCTGCAGGGGTTAAACTTTAGTAACGGTGGTTGGTTGTTCACTTAGCggcttctcctcctcttcatcgtcTTCATCTCCGCTGAGGTCCAACCTCAGGCTGTCCAGAGTCTGACGGATCGTCAGGTTGTCTTTACGTCTGTTagagacacagaaaactcatttttgttggaaaacagattttaaaattttactggattcagaagaaaaagctaaacaaCGTACAGCGGTTTGCTGCTAACATGTTAGCATTGAACCTTAGAAAGCTGTGAACTATTATTTACCATCAATCTGGGAAAAGTTAAGAAGCCATTTATAATCTAACTGAAGTTCATTTTTTAACCCCAGCTCAAAGGGAAAATGTGAAATCGCTCAATCctctgttagcattagcatgctaagTGTTAAAGGTCATGGAAAgttcaatgaaaacattattgCAGCAAAGATCGAgagaaatttttaaatcttcaatttttcatcaaaatcattGTTTTATGTTCAGATATATAAAATGGTTGTTattttctgattggttgccaGTCAAATTCATCAAGCTAGCAGAGCTagcaagaaacagaaaagtttcattATGAAGCAGCTCgttttccagaaacaaaaaacttgagCTTATTTCCCAAATGGGAGAACCACAACATGCTAATTTAGCACAGCGCGTCGtctttaagctaatttatttctaGCCTGCAGGCTGCGGTTCGTACTTGGTCTGCAGGTGTTGGTCCAGCAGCTGCCGCTGCAGCCGGCTGCTCGACTCCCTCTCCTCCGCCAGCTCCCTCTGCAGGTGACGGTACTGCGCCTCCTTCCTGGTcgcctcctcctccgcctcatTCAGCTGCCGCTTCAGCGTGCGCATCCTCTGGGTCATCTGACAACCACAGGCACAGCAGGGAATTAGCATGTTGCTAATGTTAACATGCTCTCTCAGATTTAAATAACGTAAATGATTATACTGTGTGATAAATGTGGGGAAAGTTTCTGATTGTAGTTTTCATGTTTCCGTGTAATtttgctgccccctggtggcgggAGGCTGCAGTGTGTATTACCAGTTCTTTCTGCTCGTTAGCGATGCgggtttcctcctccagctggtcGCTCAGCTCGTTGATCTTCCTCTCCAGCTTATTGATGGAGTTCGTCAGAGTCGCCTTGTTTCTacagaaacaccaaaaaacggttaaaaaaacaaaaacataaaagaaacagagcagACAAGTTCACTCAGTGAAGGACGGAGTatctggaggaggaagaaatgaaCCCATGGACGGCGCCTCACCTCTCCTCGGCCCTCAGCGCGCTCTCCAGCTCCTTGGCCCGGATCTCGGCCCGGGACACGACGTCCTCCTGAACCCTGgagctctgcagctcctccacttcctTACGCAGCTCCCTGATCTgaatacacagaaaaaccaaGCGCCATCGTTAGCAGGGAAAACGCTAGCGGCGAAGATGCTAGCAGCTCCATCGTTAACAGCTGAGGTAAAATACCCAAAGTTTGTACTTCAGTAAAGGGATCTGTCCAACAAAGAGTCAAACGTCTGCTGAAGTACCGATTAACTGATGAAATTAtgaatcatttcatttttaaaaatgacatgaggttaaaggttaaaggtcacctGTCTCTCCATGAAGGCCTTATCCGTTTCCAGCTGGTCGTTCAGATCTTTCTCCTGGATcagcttcagctgcagctgctccgtctgaaacacagcagaaagtATCGGCGCCGGTCCGGTGGAAGTTCCGGTGCAGCGGCGGCGGTCCGCCTGCGGGTGGCGCCCTACCTGCTCGATGGTCTTCTTGTGCTTGGCGGCCCAGCGCTGCTCGctctccagcagctcctccaggtcCGTTTCCATGTCGATCAGCTTCTCCTGttcaccagaaaaacaaacgGCTCGGCGTTTCATCATGGCCGCTCGTTTTAGAGAGTTCACGGCTGAACAGGATTAGCATAATTAATGCCTCATTAACCCCAAACTGATGGTTGAATGTCTGGTTAATTCATGTGGACGTCTCtgatcacagaaaaacatttacaaactaaaataaatatttgttttagtgctgaaaaagaaacttattgctcatttattataaataaaccCAGAGTGGAAACTGACCTACTTAACCTGAGTTTAATAAAGACTGAAACTTTTCAGCAGAAACAATCACTCAACTGTTGTACAATTCTGTGGTAGCAGAAATTCACACTAAATCAACAAATccatgattttattattattattattattattattattattacttacaTTAATACATAAGTCTTTGAACCAATTTTCTCCAACAAAAGTTCAAACATTAAGTAATACCAGCTCCCACCTGTAGGTGGCAGCATTTCTCACTACGCCGCTTCCTGTCATGTTAAAGTTTGTGATCAATatggtgcaaaaataaaataaaaatggagcaaTTTAAGTTGTTTAGAGAATGAAAATGTTGGTCTCTAATCtgtcataattttttattctatttgtagattttataaagtgtttaataaggaaataatgataataaattattattattaaaataattctcTACTAGTTTAGTAATTGGTTAACTAGTCGTATTAAGAAAGGCCacttgatgaaataaaacattcagagcagaacataaaactttataaatCTGTTCTATGAGGAATCATTTTATATTCACCTGGTTTAAttcagcaaaaaatacaaataaaaaaatctgctgttaaGAATGATCTTTTTCTGTCCAGTTATTAATCACTTCATTAATAATCAGCCAACATGTCACTGATATAAAGTAAAGCAGAAAAGTTTGGAAGTTTTGTTAGAAATCTTTTGctataaatgatcaataattcactaaaaaaatgtaataaaatgtttaaataatattctactatttaaaaaggatttttatagttttgtatgtttttgtatttctaatattgtctaaaaatatttaagttgttaaataaaaaaaatcatcagaattCGACCATTTTTATCCAATCATTtgacagaataattgattactaataattattattagctgcagccctatttttttattttttttgcaaatatctctttcttaaaactttttttgtttctgttttgaagcaGTTCCACCACCAGGGTCCTGTGAGGGTTCTGTTTTTTGCTCAGGCAGTACCTGGGCCACCTTGAGCTGCTTGGCCAGGTCGTCCTTGGCCTGGTTGGTGCTCTGCAGCTCCATGGTCAGGTCGTCCACCGTGCGCTCCGCCTGCCTGcactgcagctgcagccgctCCCGCAGCTGGATCTCCTCCTCCAGGCTGCGCTCCTTATCGATCAGCTTCCCGGACACCTGGACccgacagaaccagaaccagaacctgaagcagcagcaggagcagctaaatgcctgcttcctgtctgctgcGGCTGCATACCTCTCCCTGCAGCTTGCtgaccagctgctgcagcttctggacCTCCTGGTCCTTCTCCAGCAGcgcctcctccagctcctccacccTCATCTGGGCGTCTTCACGCAGCTTCAGGTGGAGGTTCAGTTCTGCTGAGTTCTGGGTTGACGCCTTCAGCGCTTCGCTGAGCTGGAAACAGAAGCAACTGTTAGCGCCGCTTCTCACAGCCCAGAAACCAGCAGATTAAAGGTTTCTgcacctcctcctccagcctGAGGATGGTGCTGTTGAGCTCAGACGTCTTCTTGTCTCGGGTCTCTTTGTCCacctccatctcctccagctGCCTCTCGGTCAGCCACAGCTTCTCGGCCAGAGACTGGGCGTGTTGGGTCTGCTTCTCCAGGTTGTCCTGAAcgccaaacagcagcagagaatcAGGAAGAAGAACCAGGAAGTAAAATCAGGAAGTAGAATAAGGAAGAAGAACCAGGAAGTAAAATCAGGAAGTAGAACCAGGAAGTAAAATCAGGAAGTAGAATAAGGAAGTAGAATCAGGAAGTaaaatcaggaagtaaaataaGGAAGTAGAATCAGGAAGTAGAATAAGGAAGAAGAACCAGGAAGTAAAATCAGGAAGTAGAATAAGGAAGAAGAACCAGGAGGTAAAACCAGGACATAAAACCGGGAAGTAGCActcaacaaacaaacatggccgactaGGAAGACGTAATATTGGTAGTTTGTGGTCAATAATAACAGGTAACGGGTAAGAAGACTTCTCAGACGTCTCTGGTGTCTATGCAGTTTGTTTGGATGAGAGATTCTGGTTCTACCTCAGCATCCTGGATCTTGTTCTTCAGGGACTGCTGCAGGAAGTTGAAGGCGTACTCCTGATCATTGGCCTCCACCATCATTTCCCGGGCATCCTTCACCTcaatctgcaaaacaaacaacaaacgtCACACAGACTGAAGCCAAACAAACACGACCTTCTGTCATAATTAACATcttaataacttaatatttatatCTTTATATCTAGAATATCTGTTTGCACTGAAATAGGACCAGTTATTGCCAGTGTTGGACACAGCTAACCACAAAGTTAGTTTCACTAAACACTAGTTTGCTAAACAAAAGTGTTAGCAAAGCTAATGATGAACTgctaaacacacaaaaaattagcaaaagctaatgctaaaccgctaatcacataaaaaaactaGACAAAGCTAACgctaaacacataaaataaacagaagctaGCAATAAACCgctaaacacattaaaaaacttTATGAAGCTAACGCTAAATCGCTAAAGACTTTTAAACAATAGCAGAAGTTAACGTTAAGGtgataaacacataaaaaaaattagcagaacATAATGCTAACAGTAAGAGGACTGAATAATCGACACGGTTACGTGTCTTCCTCTCCTTCCAGTTGACAACTGGTGTGAGACTTTGATGGTTACAAGTCTCAAACCAGTTGTCAGACTTGTAAACACCAAAgtgttcagtttcagtttctgattttgctacattttattacttttaagtTGTAATTTTCCGCTCCGTCTCACCTCCATCTCTCGGCATCTCTCTCTGAGCCCCTGGCTCTCCTTCTCCATCTCTATCATCTGCTCTCTGGTTCTCTTCAGCTCGTTGTTCAGCTGGGCGTTGGTCCTCAGCAGGTCCTCGTTGTTCACCAGCAGGGCGCGCATTTCGAACCTTCACAGGACAATCGGATCGTTACCGATGAGATTTACACCTCAGATGGTCGACGCagcaaattaaacaacaaaaagatgcaACAATCTAAACCAATTTAAACAGTTTCTGTCTCTACAAACCAATGCTAAGGAGTTCTAAAGTATGTTCATTGGACCACAGTCACTGAGTTATTCCCACCTACAAACCCAGCTCTTAAAAGTAAGGCCTTAAACTGCCTCGCgttctttaataaaatgtactttggccttaaatacattaatcacaggtcttagtTTTTGTCTATGTAgttattttttctcttctgtcaggcaaaagttggAGTCATTTTCACTGCGTTCTGTGACTCGAGATGGTCGAGGCTACAGCTAACTGCTAGCTGCCACTacaccaagcggaccagagaccgctccaaatgCAGAAAGTGGATTACAGCACAgtgcattatgggtaaatacAATGCTATAACTAAAACAAATGCTAACTAGtactagcaggagaaatggctagtggtctttagccaaagacaaaagagaaattctcCAACCACTAAAATTTGACCTCACTCCATTTGTTTCCATCCACCCCATAGCTCTGCCCAGATTGACCTGCATTATTCAATCTAGCAGATTAATCAGGATTAAGACATCAAAGCATAAATAGTTGAAATCATCTCTGACGATGCGGCTCTTCAGCT
The sequence above is a segment of the Gambusia affinis linkage group LG17, SWU_Gaff_1.0, whole genome shotgun sequence genome. Coding sequences within it:
- the rab27b gene encoding ras-related protein Rab-27B, with protein sequence MTDGDYDYLIKLLALGDSGVGKTTFLYRYTDNKFNPKFITTVGIDFREKRVVYTASNPNGTTAGKTFKVHLQLWDTAGQERFRSLTTAFFRDAMGFLLMFDLTSQQSFLNVRNWMSQLQANAYCENPDIVLVGNKADLSDQREVQQKQAKELADKYGIPYFETSAATGVEVDKAVITLLDLVMKRMEQCVDKPPADPANGNGAAKLGEGTPDPKRCAC